From one Sus scrofa isolate TJ Tabasco breed Duroc chromosome 9, Sscrofa11.1, whole genome shotgun sequence genomic stretch:
- the APOA5 gene encoding apolipoprotein A-V isoform X1: MASVAVVLTWVLALLSGLSTTQAGKGFWDYFSQSSGNKGRVEQIQQQKLAQEPTRLKDSLEQNLNNMDKFLEKLGPLNGLPQDPVGMRQQLQKELEEVRKRLEPYMTEMHERVSWNLEGLRQQLQPYTTELMEQVALRVQDLQEQLRVVGEDTKAQLLGGVEEARGLLQELQNRVVHHTSRVKALFHPYAERLVTGIGHHVQELHRSVAPHAAASPARLSRCVQMLSHKLTLKAKALHAHIQKNLDQLREELSTFASTFADGAEEEAQPDPQALSQEVRQRLQAFRHDTFLQIAAFTRAIDQETEQVQQQLAPPPPGHSSFAPEFLQADRSKALSELQARLDDLWEDINYSLHDRGLDHLGEP, translated from the exons ATGGCAAGCGTGGCTGTAGTTCTGACCTGGGTGCTGGCCCTCCTCTCAG GGCTTTCAACCACCCAGGCAGGGAAAGGCTTCTGGGACTACTTCAGCCAGAGCAGCGGGAACAAAGGCAGGGTGGAGCAGATCCAGCAGCAGAAGCTGGCACAGGAGCCCAC GAGACTGAAAGACAGCCTTGAGCAAAACCTCAACAATATGGACAAGTTCCTGGAAAAGCTGGGTCCCCTGAATGGGCTCCCACAAGACCCAGTGGGCATGCGGCAGCAGCTGcagaaggagctggaggaggtgAGGAAGCGCCTGGAGCCCTACATGACGGAGATGCATGAGCGCGTGAGCTGGAATCTGGAGGGCTTgcggcagcagctgcagccctacacGACAGAGCTGATGGAGCAGGTGGCCCTGCGTGTGCAGgacctgcaggagcagctgcgcGTGGTCGGAGAGGACACCAAGGCCCAGCTGCTGGGGGGTGTGGAGGAGGCGCGGGGCCTGCTGCAGGAGCTGCAGAACCGCGTGGTGCACCACACCAGCCGCGTCAAGGCGCTCTTCCACCCCTATGCCGAGCGCCTGGTGACCGGCATTGGGCACCACGTGCAGGAGCTGCACCGCAGCGTGGCACCACATGCCGCTGCCAGCCCCGCGCGCCTCAGCCGCTGCGTGCAGATGCTCTCGCACAAGCTCACGCTGAAGGCCAAGGCCCTGCACGCGCACATTCAGAAAAACTTGGACCAGCTGCGTGAGGAGCTCAGCACCTTTGCCAGCACCTTTGCGGATGGTGCGGAGGAAGAGGCCCAACCTGACCCCCAGGCGCTGTCTCAGGAGGTGCGCCAGCGACTCCAGGCTTTCCGCCACGACACCTTCCTGCAGATCGCCGCCTTCACCCGCGCCATTGACCAAGAGACCGAGCAGGTCCAGCAGCAGCTAGCGCCGCCTCCTCCAGGCCACAGCTCGTTTGCTCCAGAGTTCCTTCAAGCAGACCGAAGCAAGGCCCTGAGCGAGCTGCAGGCCCGTCTCGACGATTTGTGGGAAGACATCAACTACAGCCTTCACGACCGTGGGCTCGACCATCTGGGGGAGCCCTAA
- the ZPR1 gene encoding zinc finger protein ZPR1, with amino-acid sequence MAASGAVEAGPPGAAAAPSSAPARDHLFRPISAEDEELQPTEIESLCMNCYRNGMTRLLLTKIPFFREIIVSSFSCEHCGWNNTEIQSAGRIQDQGVRYTLTVRAQEDMNREVVKTDSATTRIPELDFEIPAFSQKGALTTVEGLISRAISGLEQDQPTRRANEEAVAERIDKFIVKLKELKQVASPFTLVIDDPSGNSFVENPHAPQKDESLEITRYSRTLQQEEMLGLRAGAPEEKPEEEDFRKEVLQFNTNCPECNAPAQTNMKLVQIPHFKEVIIMATNCENCGHRTNEVKSGGAIEPLGTRITFHITDPSDMTRDLLKSETCSVEIPELEFELGMAVLGGKFTTLEGMLNDIRELVTKNPFTLGDSSNPGQAAKLQEFSQKLDQILEGNMKAHFIMDDPAGNSYLQNVYAPEDDPEMKVEQYKRTFDQNEELGLNDMKTEGYETGLAAQR; translated from the exons ATGGCGGCCAGCGGGGCTGTGGAGGCCGGGCCCCCGGGGGCTGCCGCCGCCCCCTCGTCCGCCCCGGCGCGGGACCACTTGTTCCGGCCTATCAGCGCCGAAGATGAGGAGCTGCAACCCACAGAGATCGAGTCGCTGTGCATGAACTGCTACCGCAAC GGCATGACGCGCCTCCTCCTCACCAAGATCcccttcttcagagaaataatcGTGAGCTCCTTCTCCTGCGAGCACTGTGGCTGGAACAACACGGAGATTCAGTCGGCCGGCCGGATCCAGGACCAAGGAGTGCGCTACACTTTGACCGTCAGGGCTCAGGAG GACATGAACAGAGAAGTAGTGAAGACTGACTCTGCCACCACAAGGATCCCAGAGCTGGATTTTGAAATTCCTGCCTTCAGCCAAAAAGGAG CTCTGACCACTGTTGAAGGATTGATCAGCCGAGCTATCTCTGGCCTGGAGCAGGATCAGCCCACACGAAGG GCAAATGAAGAAGCCGTGGCTGAAAGAATCGATAAGTTCATTGTCAAACTGAAAGAGCTAAAGCAAGTGGCCTCTCCTTTCACCCTG GTCATTGATGATCCTTCAGGGAACAGCTTTGTGGAAAACCCACACGCTCCCCAGAAAGATGAATCCCTGGAGATCACACGCTATAGTCGGACTCTACAGCAGGAAGAGATGCTGGGCCTCCGG GCAGGGGCACCAGAAGAGAAGCCAGAAGAGGAGGATTTCAGAAAGGAA GTGCTGCAGTTCAACACTAACTGCCCGGAATGCAATGCCCCGGCCCAGACCAACATGAAGCTAGTTC AAATCCCCCACTTTAAGGAGGTTATCATCATGGCTACCAACTGCGAGAATTGTGGCCATCGGACCAATGAG GTGAAATCTGGAGGAGCCATAGAGCCCTTGGGCACCAGGATCACCTTCCACATCACAGATCCCTCAGATATGACCAGAGACCTGCTCAAG TCTGAGACATGTAGTGTGGAAATtccagagctggaatttgaactggGAATGGCTGTCCTTGGGGGCAAGTTCACCACACTGGAGGGGATGCTGAACGACATCCGGGAACTG GTGACCAAGAACCCTTTCACACTGGGTGACAGTTCTAATCCCGGCCAGGCGGCAAAACTGCAGGAGTTTAGCCAGAAGTTGGATCAG ATCCTTGAGGGTAACATGAAGGCCCACTTTATTATGGACGATCCAGCAGGAAACAGCTATTTGCAG